One part of the Thermoanaerobacterium sp. CMT5567-10 genome encodes these proteins:
- a CDS encoding HypC/HybG/HupF family hydrogenase formation chaperone → MCIAVAQKVVKIDGDVAETELNGLKRRVSISMVPGVKIGDYVMVHAGVAISIVDKETAEEDLKLWEEMEEALRESFK, encoded by the coding sequence ATGTGTATTGCTGTAGCTCAAAAGGTTGTAAAAATTGATGGTGATGTGGCTGAAACGGAGTTAAATGGATTAAAGAGGAGAGTTTCCATATCTATGGTTCCAGGTGTGAAAATTGGAGATTATGTAATGGTTCATGCCGGTGTCGCTATAAGTATAGTCGATAAGGAAACGGCTGAGGAAGACTTAAAGCTTTGGGAAGAAATGGAGGAGGCTTTAAGAGAGAGCTTTAAATAA